In Desulfoferula mesophila, the genomic window CATCACCCCGGCCAGCGAGATCACCGAGTACATGAGCCGGGAGATGCCGGTACGGGGAAATCCCTTCATCCAGATGGAGGACGAGATCGCCTCCATAGGGGCCTGCGTGGGCGCCTCTCTGGCCGGCCGCAAGGCCATGACCGCCACCAGCGGGCCGGGCTTCTCCCTGATGCAGGAGAACCTGGGCTACGCCATGATCGCCGAAATCCCCTTGGTGGTGGTCAACGTGATGCGCGGCGGGCCCAGCACCGGCCTGCCCACCAACGTGGCCCAGGGCGACGTGCAGCAGGCCCGCTGGGGCACCCACGGCGACCACCCGGCCGTCGTGTTCTGCCCCAGTTCGGTTAGCGAGTGCTTCGAGCTGATGGTAATGGCCTTTAACACGGCCGAGCGCTTCCGCACCCCGGTCATTTTCCTGGCCGACGAGACGGTGGCCCACTTGCGCGAGAAGGTGGTGCTGCCGGCCGAGGGCGATCTGGAGGTCATCGACCGCCGCCGCCCGGCCGTGCCTCCGGACTGGTACGTGCCTTATAAAACCGACGGCAGCCTGATTCCGCGCCTGGCCGATCTGGGCGAGGGCTACCGCTACCACGTGACCGGCCTGGTGCATGACGAGCGGGGCTTCCCCACCCGCCGGGCCGACGAGGTGGAGCCTTTCTACGCCCGACTCTTCGGCAAGATCAGCCGCCACTTCGACGACCTGATGCTCACCAAGCAGTATTCCCTGGACGACGCCGAGATCGTGCTGATCTCCTATGGCTGCACGGCCCGCTCCTGCCGGGCGGCGGTGCGCCTGGGCCGGGAACGGGGCATCAAGCTGGGCCTGCTGCAGCTGTTGACCCTGTGGCCGTTCCCCCGCCAGGCGGTGGAGGCGGCGCTCACCGGGCGCAAGGCGGCCCTGGTGCCCGAACTCAACATGGGCCAGATCAGCCGCGAGGTAAAAAGGGTCAACGACGGACGAACCCAGGTGATTCGTCACAGCAAAATGGACGGCACCATGATCACCCCCGAGGAGATCCTGGGCCGCATGCGGGAGGTGGCCTGATGACGGCGGTGCATCGAAGCGTGGTCTACGATTGGCTGCGTCACGATAAGAAGTTCCCCCACGTATGGTGCCCCGGCTGCGGGCTGGGCATCCTGTTGGGATCGCTGGTGCGCTCCCTGGCCCAGGGCGGCTACGACAAGAACCAGGTGGTGCTGGTAAGCGGCATCGGCTGTTCCGGCCGCCTGCCGGTGTACGTGGACGTGGGCAGCGTGCACACCACCCACGGCCGGGCCCTTACCTTTGCCACGGGCATCAAGCTGGCCAAGCCGGAGCTCAAGGTCATCGTGGTAATGGGCGACGGCGATGCCACGGCCATCGGCGGCAACCATCTTATACACGCGGCGCGGCGCAACCTGGACCTCACGGCCATTATCGTCAACAACCTGAACTACGGCATGACCGGCGGCCAATACAGCCCCACCACCCCCCTGGGCGCCAAGGCCACCACCGCCCCTTACGGGCATTCCGAGCCCAGCTTTGACATCAGCGCCCTCACGGTGACCGCGGGGGCCTCCTTCGTGGCCCGCTCCACGGTGTACCACGTGACCCAGCTGGACCAGATGCTGGGCCAGGCCATAGCCAAGAAGGGCTTCGGCGTGGTGGAGGTGCTCAGCCCCTGCCACACCAACTACGGGCGGCAAAACCGGCTGGGCAGCCAGGTGGAGATGATGAAGGGCTTCAAGAAACAGGCGGTGCGCGCGGACCGCTGGGACAAGGTGAGCCCGGCCGAGCGCGAGGGCCGTTTCCCCATCGGCGTCTTGGCCGACCACGGGCGCCCCACTTTCTGGGAGACTTACGAGGGCGCCATCGAACGGGCCCAGGCCATCCGGAAGGAGGGCTAGCCATGGCGGTAAGCAAGAAGAAAGACACCGGCAAGACCAAGACTCCAGCCCCGGCCATGGAGCGCATGGAGGTGCGTCTGGCGGGCAGCGGCGGGCAGGGGCTCATCCTGGCCGGACTGGTTTTGGCCGAGGCGGCCGGGCTGCACGATGGCCGTTCCGTGGCCATGGGCCAGAGCTATGGACCGGAGGCCCGGGGAGGAGCGTCCAAGGCCGAGGTCATCGTGGCCGACCAGGATATCGACTATCCCCTGGCCACCAGGGTGGACATCTTCCTGGCCCTGACCCAGGAAGCGGCGGACACCTACTCTTGGGATCTGGAGCCCGGCGGCTGGATCGTGGTGGACAGCGATCTGGTGAGCCATCCGCCCTCCAGCCGGGCGGTGGCCCTGCCTTTCACGGCCACGGCCCGCGACAAGCTGGGCAAGCCCATGGTGGCCAACGTGGTGGCTCTGGGCGCCCTTACCGAGCTCACCGGGGTGGTCAGCCGCAAGGCCCTGGAAAAGGCCCTCTTGGCTAGGGTGCCCAAGGGCACCGAGGCCCTGAATAAAAAGGCCCTGGCCGCCGGGACCAAAATGGCCAAGGATTGGCAGGCCAAAACCCAGGAGGTTAGCCAGGAGCCCACTTCCGAGGACGTTTAGGCGCATTCGGGAGACTCGCGCGCCGGCGCGCGAGTCAGGTGAATTAGACTCAAGCGATGGGAGTCCTATGGGGCTCCCATCGTTGTTTGCCTTCCCGCGATGGGCGGCTCCAGCCAGGGGCCCGGAAGGGTGGGGTGCCAGCCAGTATTTCCCTTCCTGCGGGTAAAATAAAAAACATAATAATTTCAGATTATTTTGGCCGCAGATCCCCCGCGTTGACGATTATCGATACATGTCATGCTTGACACTGATTTCATTCCCATTTACTATCGATTTAACGCTAAACTTGAAGTGGCTGGCAGCTTCCTTGGCATGAAGCCTGGGGGCGTATCGGGGGGATCATGTTAACTTGTAGATTTTACGCCAAAAATAATTAATGAGAAAACAGGCTACAGTCAAGGATATCGCCAAGGCGGCGGGAGTCTCCGTGACCACGGTTTCCCTGGCCCTGCGGGACAAACAGACCAACCGCATTAGCGCCGCCACTCGCCAGAAGGTGATGTCTATCGCCAACGAAATGAATTATCACCCAAATTTGGCCGCCCGCGCCCTGGTGAACAAGCAAAGCAACATCCTGGGCCTATTGATCAAGACCTTGCTGAACCCCTTTTACTCCGAGCTGGCCCAAGACATCATCGACCGGGCCCAGGAGAGCGGCTACCGGGTCATCACTTGCTCGGTGGAAGACGGGGTGGATAAACACCAGGCCGACGTGAGGGAACTGGTTTCTCATGGGGTGGACGGTCTGATTATTTGCGCCGCGCTCCTGGACGACAAGTTCGTCTTTGAGTTGGTGGAAGGCGGCCTGCCGGTGGCCTTGGCCCTGCGTTACGTAAACGAGGAGCTGGGCTCCCCGTCGGCCGATTTCGTGGGCATCGACAACCCCAGGGGCGCCTACCTGGCGGTGGAGCATCTGGTCCGGATGGGACACCGCAAGATCGCCCTGCTCATGGGCCCCAAGAACACCTCCACCGGCCAGGATCGTCTGCAGGGGTCTTTGGTGTGCCTGGAAAACTACGGCATCGAACTTGATCCCCGGCTGGTGGTGGATGGCGATTTCACCCGGCGTTCCGGCTATGAGACCACGCGGGATCTGCTTGGGCAAGAGGTGGAATTTACGGCCGTTTTCGCCTGCAACGACCACATGGCCCTGGGGGTGCTGGACGCCTTGGGAGAGGCGGGATTAACAGTGCCCCAAGACGTGGCCGTGGTGGGCTTCGACGACATCGAAATGGCTGGTTTGCCGGGGGTGGGACTCACTACCGTATCCCAGAAAAAGACGGTCATGGGCAGGGTGGCGGTCGATATCCTGCTCAGCCGGATCAAGATGGAGTCGATGGAAACCGTGCGGCGGGTGGTCCTGGAGCCCAAGCTCATCATCCGCGACACCTGCGGATTCCGGGCCCGGGGAAGCCGTTATGACGCCACCGTATCCTCGCAGGCCAAGACCTG contains:
- a CDS encoding 2-oxoacid:acceptor oxidoreductase subunit alpha; amino-acid sequence: MAAETTKPSRRPAKSARKGQSRLLQGNEAASLGALAAGCNFFAGYPITPASEITEYMSREMPVRGNPFIQMEDEIASIGACVGASLAGRKAMTATSGPGFSLMQENLGYAMIAEIPLVVVNVMRGGPSTGLPTNVAQGDVQQARWGTHGDHPAVVFCPSSVSECFELMVMAFNTAERFRTPVIFLADETVAHLREKVVLPAEGDLEVIDRRRPAVPPDWYVPYKTDGSLIPRLADLGEGYRYHVTGLVHDERGFPTRRADEVEPFYARLFGKISRHFDDLMLTKQYSLDDAEIVLISYGCTARSCRAAVRLGRERGIKLGLLQLLTLWPFPRQAVEAALTGRKAALVPELNMGQISREVKRVNDGRTQVIRHSKMDGTMITPEEILGRMREVA
- a CDS encoding 2-oxoacid:ferredoxin oxidoreductase subunit beta yields the protein MTAVHRSVVYDWLRHDKKFPHVWCPGCGLGILLGSLVRSLAQGGYDKNQVVLVSGIGCSGRLPVYVDVGSVHTTHGRALTFATGIKLAKPELKVIVVMGDGDATAIGGNHLIHAARRNLDLTAIIVNNLNYGMTGGQYSPTTPLGAKATTAPYGHSEPSFDISALTVTAGASFVARSTVYHVTQLDQMLGQAIAKKGFGVVEVLSPCHTNYGRQNRLGSQVEMMKGFKKQAVRADRWDKVSPAEREGRFPIGVLADHGRPTFWETYEGAIERAQAIRKEG
- a CDS encoding 2-oxoacid:acceptor oxidoreductase family protein, encoding MAVSKKKDTGKTKTPAPAMERMEVRLAGSGGQGLILAGLVLAEAAGLHDGRSVAMGQSYGPEARGGASKAEVIVADQDIDYPLATRVDIFLALTQEAADTYSWDLEPGGWIVVDSDLVSHPPSSRAVALPFTATARDKLGKPMVANVVALGALTELTGVVSRKALEKALLARVPKGTEALNKKALAAGTKMAKDWQAKTQEVSQEPTSEDV
- a CDS encoding LacI family DNA-binding transcriptional regulator; this translates as MRKQATVKDIAKAAGVSVTTVSLALRDKQTNRISAATRQKVMSIANEMNYHPNLAARALVNKQSNILGLLIKTLLNPFYSELAQDIIDRAQESGYRVITCSVEDGVDKHQADVRELVSHGVDGLIICAALLDDKFVFELVEGGLPVALALRYVNEELGSPSADFVGIDNPRGAYLAVEHLVRMGHRKIALLMGPKNTSTGQDRLQGSLVCLENYGIELDPRLVVDGDFTRRSGYETTRDLLGQEVEFTAVFACNDHMALGVLDALGEAGLTVPQDVAVVGFDDIEMAGLPGVGLTTVSQKKTVMGRVAVDILLSRIKMESMETVRRVVLEPKLIIRDTCGFRARGSRYDATVSSQAKT